A DNA window from Entelurus aequoreus isolate RoL-2023_Sb linkage group LG24, RoL_Eaeq_v1.1, whole genome shotgun sequence contains the following coding sequences:
- the rspry1 gene encoding RING finger and SPRY domain-containing protein 1, whose amino-acid sequence MIVAAWISYCACRSLAQVLLLLSSANTFSSLWETLAGRGAMGNSCVCRDDSDLEDHHGASRGSRGQARRTDHGTGATVDAGESRGGRPRDPVRPPRRGRGPHEPRRKKQNVDGLVLDTLAVIRTLVDNDQEPPYSMITLHEMAETDDGWLEVVQSLIRVIPLDDPLGPAVITLLLDECPLPTKDALQKLSDMLSLSAAVARQDALSPSKHRNTTAVLGCLAEKLAGPASIGLLSPGTLEYLLESLSSEAHPTVMLFALIALEKFSQTSENKLTVSESCISSRLAVLESWSEHPDYLKRQVGFCSQWSLDNLFLKEGRQFTYEKVNLTHINAMLNSNDVSEYLKISPSGLEARCDASSFESVRCTFCVDSGIWYYEVTVVTSGVMQIGWATKDSKFLNHEGYGIGDDEYSCAYDGCRQLIWYNARSKPHAHPCWKEGDAIGFLLDLSKKQMIFYLNGHQLPPEKQVFSSATSGFFAAASFMSYQQCEFNFGAKPFRHPPSVKFSTFNDFASLLPSEKIILPRHRRLALLKQVSIRDNCCTLCCDVMADTALRPCGHGGMCMECALQLETCPLCRQDIQTRVRLIAHVS is encoded by the exons ATGATAGTAGCTGCCTGGATCAGTTACTGTGCCTGCAGGAGCCTCGCACAGGTTCTGCTACTCCTTTCCTCCGCAAACACCTTTTCATCCCTGTGGGAGACCCTCGCCGGCCGTGGAGCCATGGGGAACAGCTGCGTGTGCCGGGATGACAGCGACTTGGAGGACCATCACGGGGCGTCCAGGGGGTCGAGGGGACAGGCCAGGCGGACGGATCACGGGACAGGCGCGACCGTCGACGCTGGGGAGTCTCGTGGCGGTCGCCCGAGGGACCCTGTCAGACCCCCGCGGAGGGGGCGTGGACCCCACGAGCCACGGCGGAAGAAGCAGAATGTGGATGGCTTGGTGCTGGACACGCTGGCTGTCATCAGGACCCTTGTGGACAA TGACCAAGAGCCCCCCTATTCCATGATCACATTGCACGAGATGGCAGAGACTG ATGATGGCTGGCTGGAGGTTGTCCAGTCTCTGATTCGAGTGATACCATTGGACGACCCACTTGGGCCTGCAGTCATCACCCTGCTGTTGGACGAGTGTCCCCTACCCACTAAG GATGCCCTCCAGAAACTCTCAGACATGCTGAGTCTGAGTGCGGCTGTGGCTCGACAGGACGCTCTGAGCCCTTCCAAACACAGAAACACCACAGCTGTCTTGGGATGTCTGGCTGAGAAACTGGCTG GTCCCGCCAGCATTGGACTGTTGAGCCCTGGAACTCTCGAGTACCTTCTAGAAAGCTTG AGCTCTGAAGCACACCCCACTGTCATGCTGTTTGCTCTGATTGCCTTGGAGAAGTTCTCTCAAACCA GTGAGAACAAACTGACAGTGTCTGAGTCATGTATAAGCAGCAGACTGGCTGTGTTGGAGTCATGGTCGGAGCATCCTGACTACCTGAAGAGGCAGGTCGGATTCTGCTCACAATGGAGCTTAGACAATTTAT TTCTCAAAGAAGGGCGTCAATTCACCTATGAGAAGGTCAACCTCACCCATATCAACGCCATGCTCAACAGCAACGACGTCAGCGAGTACCTCAAAATCTCCCCTAGTGGATTAGAG GCACGGTGCGACGCCTCCTCATTTGAGAGTGTACGTTGTACTTTCTGTGTGGATTCTGGCATTTGGTACTATGAAGTGACGGTCGTTACATCGGGTGTGATGCAAATCGGATGGGCCACCAAGGACAGCAAGTTCCTCAACCAT GAGGGTTACGGGATTGGCGATGACGAATACTCGTGTGCATACGATGGCTGCAGGCAGCTTATCTGGTACAATGCTCGCAGTAAACCTCACGCTCACCCCTGCTGGAAGGAGG GAGACGCTATCGGCTTCCTGTTGGACCTCAGCAAAAAGCAGATGATCTTCTATCTGAACGGACATCAGCTGCCGCCAGAAAAACAGGTTTTCTCTTCAGCAAC GTCTGGCTTCTTTGCGGCGGCCAGTTTTATGTCATACCAGCAGTGTGAGTTCAACTTTGGCGCCAAGCCTTTCCGCCACCCGCCCTCAGTCAAGTTCAGCACCTTTAACGACTTTGCGTCACTGCTTCCCAGTGAAAAGATCATCCTGCCCAG GCATCGGCGCCTGGCTTTACTGAAACAGGTCAGCATCCGGGACAACTGCTGCACGCTGTGCTGTGACGTCATGGCTGACACAGCGCTGCGGCCCTGTGGACACGG GGGTATGTGTATGGAGTGTGCCTTACAGTTAGAAACGTGCCCCCTGTGTCGCCAGGACATCCAGACTCGCGTCAGACTCATTGCACATGTCTCCTGA